A genomic region of Methanobacterium sp. SMA-27 contains the following coding sequences:
- a CDS encoding TetR/AcrR family transcriptional regulator, whose translation MTRVVPDYKEIARSNILKASIKVFSKNGFHGATMNEIAKEVGVSKGTLYTYFQSKEDILNEIWILSSQNILDLKNTYKGRDFIDVLEELYVMMVESPGLQLSFEVTLISQQNEKIKKINQKSYKSKLESLKIFIQDHQENGSVRNDLDADLLAQILTGLYTDVAAQLLIGLDNEEVHEKWIKSIKAILKH comes from the coding sequence ATGACAAGAGTTGTACCAGATTACAAGGAAATAGCTAGATCTAATATTTTAAAGGCTTCCATCAAAGTTTTCTCTAAAAATGGATTTCATGGAGCCACAATGAATGAGATCGCCAAGGAAGTAGGTGTTAGCAAGGGAACATTATACACTTACTTCCAAAGTAAAGAAGACATACTAAACGAAATATGGATATTGTCCAGTCAAAATATTTTAGATCTGAAAAATACCTATAAAGGACGAGATTTCATAGATGTACTCGAAGAATTATATGTTATGATGGTTGAATCACCAGGATTGCAGTTATCCTTTGAAGTAACATTAATATCACAGCAAAACGAAAAGATAAAAAAAATCAATCAGAAATCCTATAAATCAAAATTGGAATCATTGAAGATATTTATACAGGATCACCAGGAAAATGGCAGTGTTAGAAATGATTTAGATGCTGATTTATTAGCTCAGATTTTAACTGGTTTATACACAGATGTAGCAGCACAGCTATTAATTGGACTTGATAATGAAGAAGTTCATGAAAAATGGATAAAATCAATAAAAGCCATATTAAAACACTAA
- a CDS encoding rubredoxin, producing MRIRKRINSILPDDWRCPVCNSPKSVFVVLDEEKEELLN from the coding sequence ATGAGGATAAGGAAGAGGATAAATTCGATTTTACCTGATGATTGGAGATGTCCAGTTTGTAATTCACCAAAAAGCGTTTTTGTGGTATTAGACGAGGAAAAAGAAGAATTATTAAATTGA